The Punica granatum isolate Tunisia-2019 chromosome 4, ASM765513v2, whole genome shotgun sequence genome has a window encoding:
- the LOC116202249 gene encoding serine/arginine-rich splicing factor SC35-like isoform X2, translating into MSHFGRSGPPDISDTYSLLVLNITFRTTADDLFPLFDKYGKVVDIFIPRDRRTGESRGFAFVRYKYADEAQKAVERLDGRVVDGREITVQFAKYGPNAERIQKGRVVETVPRSRHRSRSRSPRRRYRDDYRERDSRRRSRSRSRDRYRERDRDGRGRSRSPSASPNYSKGRGRDRYDDERRSRSRSVDSASPRRSRSPRRSRSPTRSPREDGSPDRRSHDRRSPTQSASPRGRPADSRSHSPRNSGVDE; encoded by the exons ATGTCGCACTTCGGGAGATCGGGGCCGCCGGACATCTCCGACACCTACTCTCTCCTCGTCCTGAACATCACCTTCC GGACGACTGCTGATGATCTGTTCCCGCTGTTCGATAAGTACGGGAAGGTCGTGGATATCTTCATCCCGAGGGACCGAAG GACCGGCGAGTCACGTGGCTTTGCATTTGTTCGCTATAAGTATGCGGATGAGGCACAAAAGGCAGTGGAGAGGCTTGATG GAAGAGTCGTTGATGGCCGGGAGATAACAGTGCAGTTTGCAAAGTATGGGCCTAATGCAGAGAGAAT TCAGAAGGGCAGGGTCGTTGAAACGGTTCCTAGGTCAAGGCACAGATCAAGAAGTCGCAGCCCTCGGAGAAG GTACCGAGATGACTACAGAGAAAGGGATTCTCGAAGGAGGAGCCGCAGCAGAAGTCGGGACAGGTACCGCGAGAGGGACAGGGATGGCCGTGGGAGGAGCAGGAGTCCAAGTGCAAGTCCTAATTACTCGAAAGGTCGGGGCAGGGACCGATATGATGACGAGCGTAGGAGCCGAAGTCGATCAGTTGACAG TGCCTCTCCTCGGCGGAGCCGGAGCCCCCGCAGGAGCCGCTCTCCTACTAGGAGCCCTCGTGAAGATGGGAGTCCCGATAGGCGCAGTCATGATAGACGATCTCCAACACAAAGTGCTTCCCCCAGAGGTCGACCTGCCGATTCTCGAAGTCATTCTCCTCGAAATTCGGGCGTCGAT GAATGA
- the LOC116202249 gene encoding serine/arginine-rich splicing factor SC35-like isoform X1, producing MSHFGRSGPPDISDTYSLLVLNITFRTTADDLFPLFDKYGKVVDIFIPRDRRTGESRGFAFVRYKYADEAQKAVERLDGRVVDGREITVQFAKYGPNAERIQKGRVVETVPRSRHRSRSRSPRRSNFSRYRDDYRERDSRRRSRSRSRDRYRERDRDGRGRSRSPSASPNYSKGRGRDRYDDERRSRSRSVDSASPRRSRSPRRSRSPTRSPREDGSPDRRSHDRRSPTQSASPRGRPADSRSHSPRNSGVDE from the exons ATGTCGCACTTCGGGAGATCGGGGCCGCCGGACATCTCCGACACCTACTCTCTCCTCGTCCTGAACATCACCTTCC GGACGACTGCTGATGATCTGTTCCCGCTGTTCGATAAGTACGGGAAGGTCGTGGATATCTTCATCCCGAGGGACCGAAG GACCGGCGAGTCACGTGGCTTTGCATTTGTTCGCTATAAGTATGCGGATGAGGCACAAAAGGCAGTGGAGAGGCTTGATG GAAGAGTCGTTGATGGCCGGGAGATAACAGTGCAGTTTGCAAAGTATGGGCCTAATGCAGAGAGAAT TCAGAAGGGCAGGGTCGTTGAAACGGTTCCTAGGTCAAGGCACAGATCAAGAAGTCGCAGCCCTCGGAGAAG TAACTTTTCTAGGTACCGAGATGACTACAGAGAAAGGGATTCTCGAAGGAGGAGCCGCAGCAGAAGTCGGGACAGGTACCGCGAGAGGGACAGGGATGGCCGTGGGAGGAGCAGGAGTCCAAGTGCAAGTCCTAATTACTCGAAAGGTCGGGGCAGGGACCGATATGATGACGAGCGTAGGAGCCGAAGTCGATCAGTTGACAG TGCCTCTCCTCGGCGGAGCCGGAGCCCCCGCAGGAGCCGCTCTCCTACTAGGAGCCCTCGTGAAGATGGGAGTCCCGATAGGCGCAGTCATGATAGACGATCTCCAACACAAAGTGCTTCCCCCAGAGGTCGACCTGCCGATTCTCGAAGTCATTCTCCTCGAAATTCGGGCGTCGAT GAATGA
- the LOC116202247 gene encoding serine/arginine-rich splicing factor SC35-like isoform X2: MLFRKILLLIAVSRRFPSFLSNLATSPNPNLSVVLQSPPPLELRMSHFGRSGPPDISDTYSLLVLNITFRTTADDLFPLFDKYGKVVDIFIPRDRRTGESRGFAFVRYKYADEAQKAVDRLDGRVVDGREITVQFAKYGPNAEKIHKGRIVEMLPKSRYRSRSRSPRRRSRDDYRDRDYRRRSRSRSVDRYDRDRYRGRDRDYYRRSRSRSISPDYRKGRGRDRYEDDRRSRSRSVDSASPCRRSPTLRRSPSPQRSLSPGRSLSPRRSLSALRSPSPGYERPGRHTLNGHSPSRSPSPGGRPAASRSPSPQNSDAED; encoded by the exons ATGCTCTTCAGGAAGATTCTTCTGCTTATCGCAGTTTCAAGAAGGTTCCCCTCCTTCTTGTCTAACCTCGCCACCAGTCCAAACCCTAATCTCTCCGTTGTCCTCCAATCACCACCACCACTGGAGCTGAGAATGTCGCACTTCGGAAGATCAGGTCCGCCGGACATCTCGGACACCTACTCCCTTCTCGTCCTCAACATCACCTTCC GTACAACTGCTGACGATCTGTTCCCGCTCTTCGACAAGTACGGGAAGGTTGTTGATATCTTCATTCCCCGGGACAGAAG GACTGGGGAATCCCGTGGCTTTGCATTTGTTCGGTACAAGTATGCTGATGAAGCGCAGAAGGCAGTGGACAGGCTTGATG ggAGAGTTGTTGATGGCCGAGAAATAACAGTTCAGTTTGCTAAGTATGGACCAAATGCAGAGAAGAT ACACAAAGGAAGGATTGTCGAAATGCTTCCAAAGTCAAGGTACAGATCAAGAAGTCGCAGCCCTAGGAGGAG GTCCCGTGATGATTACAGGGACCGGGATTATCGGAGGAGAAGCCGCAGCAGAAGTGTAGATAGGTATGATCGTGATAGGTATCGTGGAAGGGACAGGGATTACTATCGTCGTAGCAGGAGCCGCAGTATTAGTCCTGATTATAGAAAAGGTCGGGGCAGGGATCGATATGAAGATGACCGCCGCAGCCGAAGTCGATCAGTGGACAG TGCTTCTCCTTGCCGGCGCAGTCCAACCCTTCGAAGAAGCCCTTCCCCACAAAGGAGCCTTTCTCCCGGGAGGAGCCTTTCCCCTCGAAGGAGCCTTTCCGCGCTGAGGAGCCCATCACCGGGGTATGAAAGGCCAGGTAGGCATACTCTCAATGGCCATTCTCCTTCTAGGAGTCCATCTCCTGGGGGTAGGCCTGCTGCTTCTCGGAGCCCATCTCCTCAAAATTCAGACGCAGAG GATTGA
- the LOC116202247 gene encoding serine/arginine-rich splicing factor SC35-like isoform X1, with translation MLFRKILLLIAVSRRFPSFLSNLATSPNPNLSVVLQSPPPLELRMSHFGRSGPPDISDTYSLLVLNITFRTTADDLFPLFDKYGKVVDIFIPRDRRTGESRGFAFVRYKYADEAQKAVDRLDGLTISPFSRRVVDGREITVQFAKYGPNAEKIHKGRIVEMLPKSRYRSRSRSPRRRSRDDYRDRDYRRRSRSRSVDRYDRDRYRGRDRDYYRRSRSRSISPDYRKGRGRDRYEDDRRSRSRSVDSASPCRRSPTLRRSPSPQRSLSPGRSLSPRRSLSALRSPSPGYERPGRHTLNGHSPSRSPSPGGRPAASRSPSPQNSDAED, from the exons ATGCTCTTCAGGAAGATTCTTCTGCTTATCGCAGTTTCAAGAAGGTTCCCCTCCTTCTTGTCTAACCTCGCCACCAGTCCAAACCCTAATCTCTCCGTTGTCCTCCAATCACCACCACCACTGGAGCTGAGAATGTCGCACTTCGGAAGATCAGGTCCGCCGGACATCTCGGACACCTACTCCCTTCTCGTCCTCAACATCACCTTCC GTACAACTGCTGACGATCTGTTCCCGCTCTTCGACAAGTACGGGAAGGTTGTTGATATCTTCATTCCCCGGGACAGAAG GACTGGGGAATCCCGTGGCTTTGCATTTGTTCGGTACAAGTATGCTGATGAAGCGCAGAAGGCAGTGGACAGGCTTGATGGTCTGACTATATCTCCATTCTCCA ggAGAGTTGTTGATGGCCGAGAAATAACAGTTCAGTTTGCTAAGTATGGACCAAATGCAGAGAAGAT ACACAAAGGAAGGATTGTCGAAATGCTTCCAAAGTCAAGGTACAGATCAAGAAGTCGCAGCCCTAGGAGGAG GTCCCGTGATGATTACAGGGACCGGGATTATCGGAGGAGAAGCCGCAGCAGAAGTGTAGATAGGTATGATCGTGATAGGTATCGTGGAAGGGACAGGGATTACTATCGTCGTAGCAGGAGCCGCAGTATTAGTCCTGATTATAGAAAAGGTCGGGGCAGGGATCGATATGAAGATGACCGCCGCAGCCGAAGTCGATCAGTGGACAG TGCTTCTCCTTGCCGGCGCAGTCCAACCCTTCGAAGAAGCCCTTCCCCACAAAGGAGCCTTTCTCCCGGGAGGAGCCTTTCCCCTCGAAGGAGCCTTTCCGCGCTGAGGAGCCCATCACCGGGGTATGAAAGGCCAGGTAGGCATACTCTCAATGGCCATTCTCCTTCTAGGAGTCCATCTCCTGGGGGTAGGCCTGCTGCTTCTCGGAGCCCATCTCCTCAAAATTCAGACGCAGAG GATTGA